A stretch of Flavobacterium sp. N1994 DNA encodes these proteins:
- a CDS encoding amino acid permease, producing MSIWKRKPLDLLLAEASESEKGLKRTLTAWSLVALGIGAIIGAGLFVRTATAAAQNAGPSVTIGFIVAAIGCALAGLCYAELSSSIPISGSAYTYTYATMGELLAWIIGWDLILEYAVGAATVGIAWSEYLNNLLVNVLHVSPIPYEYCHSPFQTSTDGVSGIINIPAFFIVAVISLLLIKGTQESAFVNGIIVVTKVSIVIMIIVFGWHFINPANHTPYIPEASTYTDDQGVGHHFGGIMGILGAAGTVFFAFIGFDAVSTAAQETKNPKRDMPIGILGSLAICTVLYILFAHVLTGVATVEDFRTGGKEASVAFAIGKYMIGYKWLADFVTVAILAGFSSVILVMLLGQSRVFYAMGKDGLLPKAFSDVHPKFKTPYKANLVILVIVGAFAAFIPGDIVGDMTSIGTLFAFILVCISVMVLRKTEPDMKREFKTPFVPVVPILGIIVCLAMIYGLGWTNWARLIGWLAIGLVIYFVYSKKRSNLNHPK from the coding sequence ATGTCAATTTGGAAAAGAAAACCTTTGGATTTACTTCTTGCAGAAGCCTCAGAATCTGAAAAAGGATTAAAAAGAACTTTAACGGCTTGGTCACTAGTTGCCTTAGGGATAGGAGCTATTATAGGAGCTGGATTATTTGTTAGAACAGCAACAGCTGCAGCTCAAAATGCAGGTCCATCCGTAACAATTGGTTTTATTGTTGCAGCAATCGGTTGTGCTTTAGCAGGATTGTGTTATGCAGAATTATCATCATCCATTCCAATTTCTGGTAGTGCTTATACTTATACTTATGCTACCATGGGGGAATTGTTAGCTTGGATAATAGGTTGGGATTTAATTTTAGAATATGCCGTTGGAGCAGCTACAGTTGGAATTGCCTGGAGTGAATATCTCAATAATCTGCTGGTCAATGTGCTGCACGTTAGCCCAATTCCTTATGAATATTGTCATTCTCCTTTTCAGACTTCTACAGATGGGGTTAGTGGAATAATAAACATTCCCGCATTTTTTATAGTGGCTGTTATTAGTTTGCTTTTGATAAAAGGAACTCAAGAATCGGCATTTGTTAACGGAATTATAGTAGTTACCAAAGTATCTATTGTTATAATGATTATTGTTTTTGGTTGGCACTTTATCAATCCAGCTAATCACACACCTTATATTCCAGAAGCTTCAACTTATACAGACGACCAAGGAGTTGGTCATCATTTTGGAGGCATTATGGGAATACTCGGTGCTGCAGGAACTGTTTTCTTTGCCTTCATCGGGTTTGACGCTGTAAGTACTGCTGCACAAGAAACGAAGAATCCAAAGCGCGATATGCCTATTGGAATTTTAGGATCATTAGCTATTTGTACAGTATTATATATTCTTTTTGCTCATGTTCTAACAGGTGTTGCTACCGTTGAAGATTTTAGAACGGGAGGTAAAGAAGCTTCAGTAGCTTTTGCTATTGGAAAATATATGATAGGTTATAAATGGTTAGCTGACTTTGTTACTGTAGCTATTTTAGCAGGTTTCTCATCAGTAATATTAGTAATGTTATTGGGTCAATCTCGTGTTTTTTATGCTATGGGAAAAGATGGGTTACTACCTAAAGCGTTTAGTGATGTGCATCCTAAATTCAAAACCCCATACAAAGCTAATCTTGTAATTTTGGTTATTGTTGGAGCTTTTGCTGCATTTATACCTGGAGATATAGTAGGGGATATGACTAGTATCGGAACTTTATTCGCGTTTATTTTAGTTTGTATTTCAGTAATGGTTTTAAGAAAAACGGAACCAGATATGAAACGTGAATTCAAAACACCTTTTGTACCGGTTGTTCCTATTCTTGGAATTATTGTTTGTTTGGCTATGATTTATGGTTTAGGATGGACCAATTGGGCAAGACTTATAGGCTGGTTGGCTATAGGATTAGTAATTTACTTTGTTTATAGCAAAAAGAGAAGTAATTTAAACCATCCAAAATAA
- a CDS encoding patatin-like phospholipase family protein, translating to MKKTVLVLIGLFLLQTVVAQDTIKKTRPKIGLVLSGGGAKGFAHIGVLKVLEKAGVKIDYIGGTSMGAVVGGLYASGYSATQIDSIFYNTNFDELLQDYIPRSSKSFYEKRNDEMYPISLPFHKFKLGIPIALSKGMYNYNLLSKLTHKVRHITDFSKLPIPFLCVATDIEKGEQVLLKNGYLAQAMLASSAFPSLFAPVEIDGKLLIDGGVVNNYPVEEVRKMGADIIIGVDVQDDLKDRSSLKDATRILVQITNLSMIKVMKDKQKLTDFYIKPDVSNYGVISFDEGKEIVKAGEEAANLIFDKLKKLEDTSQAYKVNNLKTVKDTLQLKDVAINDLDNYTRAYVVGKLHFRNGSKINYEDLKNGINNINATQNFSRISYTISGKQNEDVLKLNLTENPTKTFLKFGLHYDGLYKSAVLVNLTQKKMLFKNDVVSIDLGLGDNTRYNLDYYIDNGFYWSFGLKSRYNTFNKNVQTDFRNGELLTQLGLNSINIDFSDLTNQAYLQTVFIQKFLIGAGVEHKFLKIKSDNLGSINTTFENSTYASVFGYMKFDSYDNKLFPQRGWLFSGDIQSYLFSSNYTQEFNRFSIAKGEIGFVKSFTKKLTLKVQSEAGFTIGKQSVHFFDFILGGYGFNTINNFKHFYGYDFLGIAADNYIKSCFTLDYEIYKKNHINFAANYANAEDNLFVSGNWFSKPKFNGYAVGYSLESILGPIEAKYSWSPELNKGYVYISVGFWF from the coding sequence ATGAAAAAAACAGTACTCGTACTCATTGGTCTTTTTTTACTTCAGACTGTTGTAGCGCAAGACACCATAAAAAAAACTAGACCAAAAATTGGCTTAGTTCTTAGCGGAGGAGGTGCGAAAGGATTTGCTCATATAGGTGTATTGAAGGTGTTGGAAAAAGCCGGAGTAAAGATAGACTACATAGGAGGAACTAGTATGGGAGCTGTTGTTGGGGGATTATATGCTTCTGGCTATAGTGCGACACAAATAGATTCTATTTTTTACAACACCAACTTTGACGAACTACTGCAAGATTATATTCCACGTTCCTCTAAAAGTTTTTATGAAAAACGAAATGATGAGATGTATCCTATTTCATTACCCTTTCACAAATTTAAATTAGGAATTCCAATTGCGCTTTCCAAAGGAATGTACAACTATAATTTGTTGTCAAAACTCACCCATAAAGTAAGACATATTACCGATTTTAGTAAACTTCCTATACCCTTTTTATGCGTGGCAACAGATATTGAAAAAGGAGAGCAAGTGCTTTTAAAAAACGGATATTTAGCACAAGCCATGTTAGCCAGTTCCGCCTTTCCATCCTTATTTGCACCAGTTGAAATCGACGGTAAATTATTAATAGACGGAGGGGTTGTTAATAATTATCCTGTGGAGGAAGTTCGGAAAATGGGCGCAGATATTATTATCGGAGTAGATGTTCAAGACGACTTAAAAGACAGGAGCTCTTTAAAAGATGCTACGCGAATTTTGGTTCAAATAACTAACTTGAGCATGATAAAAGTAATGAAAGACAAACAGAAATTAACTGATTTTTACATCAAACCAGATGTTTCAAACTATGGTGTAATTTCTTTTGACGAAGGGAAGGAAATAGTTAAGGCAGGTGAAGAGGCGGCAAATTTGATATTCGATAAACTAAAAAAACTAGAAGATACTTCTCAAGCCTATAAAGTCAATAATTTAAAAACGGTCAAAGATACTTTACAATTAAAAGATGTAGCAATAAACGACTTAGATAATTACACAAGAGCTTACGTTGTAGGGAAACTACATTTTAGAAACGGGAGCAAAATAAATTATGAAGACTTAAAAAACGGAATAAATAATATAAATGCTACTCAAAACTTCAGTAGAATTAGTTACACTATTTCTGGAAAGCAAAATGAGGATGTACTAAAATTAAACCTTACGGAAAACCCCACAAAGACTTTTCTAAAATTTGGACTTCATTATGACGGACTATACAAAAGTGCCGTTTTAGTCAATTTGACCCAAAAGAAAATGCTGTTTAAAAATGATGTTGTTTCTATAGATCTTGGGCTTGGAGATAATACGCGTTATAATCTAGATTATTACATTGACAATGGGTTTTATTGGAGTTTTGGACTTAAATCAAGATATAATACATTCAATAAAAATGTTCAGACGGATTTCAGGAATGGAGAATTATTAACGCAATTGGGCTTAAATAGTATTAATATTGATTTTTCTGACTTAACCAATCAAGCGTATTTGCAAACTGTTTTTATTCAGAAATTTTTAATTGGTGCTGGAGTTGAACATAAGTTTTTAAAAATAAAATCGGATAATCTTGGCAGTATTAATACCACATTTGAAAATAGTACTTATGCTAGTGTTTTTGGGTATATGAAATTCGACTCCTACGACAATAAACTATTTCCTCAAAGAGGATGGCTTTTTTCTGGAGATATACAATCCTATCTTTTTTCGTCTAATTACACACAAGAATTCAACAGGTTTTCTATTGCCAAAGGAGAAATCGGTTTTGTAAAATCGTTTACAAAAAAACTAACACTAAAAGTGCAATCTGAGGCGGGTTTTACCATTGGTAAACAAAGTGTCCATTTTTTCGATTTTATTTTAGGAGGTTATGGATTTAACACCATCAATAATTTCAAACATTTTTATGGCTATGATTTTTTAGGTATTGCTGCGGATAATTATATCAAGTCTTGTTTTACTTTGGATTATGAAATTTATAAAAAGAACCATATCAATTTTGCCGCTAATTATGCTAATGCTGAAGACAATTTGTTTGTCAGCGGGAATTGGTTTTCAAAACCAAAATTTAATGGTTATGCCGTTGGTTATTCTTTAGAATCTATACTTGGCCCTATCGAAGCTAAATATTCATGGTCACCAGAATTAAACAAAGGATATGTTTATATCAGTGTAGGATTTTGGTTTTAA
- the uvrC gene encoding excinuclease ABC subunit UvrC has translation MENPSLELQIQTLPDHPGVYQYYDKEGKILYVGKAKNLKKRVSSYFNKLHDNAKTNVLVKKIVTIKHIVVSSEQDALLLENNLIKKLQPRYNVLLRDDKTYPWICIKKEPFPRIFSTRRMNKDGSEYFGPYTNFKTVHTILDLIKELYPLRTCNYDLSDSNIKSGKYKVCLEYHIGNCKGPCEGYETLEHYQKQVDAIREILKGNFKDSLRDFKKMMQDLAADMKFEAAQKIKEKIEVLENYQSRSTILNPKISNVDVFSIVSDESMAYVNFLQIAHGAIIRSHTLELKKKLDETDEELLELAVVELRERFHLTTKEIILPFDLDFGANIKVTVPQLGDKKQILELSQRNAKYQRLEQLKQIQIVDPERHTNRIMLQMQKDLRLSVEPRHIECFDNSNIQGTNPVSACVVFKEGKPSKKDYRHFNIKTVEGPNDFASMEEVVYRRYKRLLDENQPLPQLIIIDGGKGQLSSALKSIDDLGLRGKIAIIGIAKRLEELFYPGDSVPLYLDKKSETLKIIQQLRNEAHRFGITHHRDKRSKSALNSTIETIPGIGEKTMLTLLKHFKSVKRLKLATEKEISDVIGVSKAKKISEFYNISKSENRL, from the coding sequence ATGGAAAACCCTTCTCTAGAACTTCAAATACAAACGCTACCAGACCATCCTGGAGTGTATCAGTATTATGATAAGGAAGGTAAAATTCTGTATGTTGGTAAAGCCAAAAACCTAAAAAAAAGAGTCTCTTCCTATTTCAATAAACTTCATGATAACGCCAAAACCAATGTGTTGGTCAAGAAGATCGTTACTATTAAACACATTGTAGTTTCTTCTGAACAAGATGCCCTTTTGTTGGAAAACAATCTGATAAAAAAACTACAACCCCGTTATAATGTCTTGCTTCGGGATGATAAAACCTATCCTTGGATTTGCATCAAAAAAGAACCTTTCCCAAGGATATTTTCAACCCGTAGAATGAATAAAGATGGGTCAGAGTATTTTGGTCCATATACCAATTTTAAAACGGTTCATACTATTCTGGATTTAATCAAAGAGCTTTATCCGTTGCGCACTTGTAATTATGATTTGAGCGACAGTAATATTAAATCAGGGAAATACAAAGTCTGTTTGGAATACCATATTGGCAATTGCAAAGGACCTTGTGAAGGCTATGAAACTTTGGAACATTATCAAAAACAAGTGGACGCCATTCGTGAAATTTTGAAAGGCAATTTCAAAGACAGTTTACGCGATTTTAAAAAAATGATGCAGGATTTAGCCGCTGATATGAAATTTGAAGCCGCTCAAAAAATCAAAGAAAAAATAGAAGTACTCGAAAATTACCAATCGCGGTCCACTATTTTAAATCCAAAAATATCGAATGTTGATGTGTTCTCTATTGTTTCTGATGAATCGATGGCGTATGTCAATTTTTTACAAATAGCACACGGAGCCATTATCCGTTCCCACACTTTAGAGCTTAAAAAGAAATTGGATGAAACCGATGAAGAGTTGTTAGAACTTGCTGTGGTGGAATTAAGAGAGCGTTTTCATTTGACTACCAAAGAAATTATTTTGCCTTTCGATTTGGATTTTGGAGCTAACATAAAAGTCACGGTGCCACAATTGGGAGACAAAAAACAAATTTTAGAATTGTCACAACGCAATGCGAAATACCAACGATTAGAGCAGTTAAAACAAATTCAAATTGTTGACCCCGAAAGACATACTAATAGAATCATGTTGCAAATGCAGAAGGATTTACGACTTTCGGTTGAGCCAAGACATATTGAGTGCTTTGATAATTCCAATATTCAAGGAACCAATCCTGTTTCGGCTTGTGTAGTTTTTAAAGAGGGGAAACCGAGTAAAAAAGACTATCGCCATTTCAATATTAAAACTGTAGAAGGTCCCAATGATTTCGCCTCCATGGAAGAAGTGGTATACAGAAGATACAAACGACTTTTGGATGAAAACCAACCGTTGCCACAACTAATCATTATCGATGGTGGTAAAGGGCAATTATCTTCGGCTTTGAAAAGTATTGATGATTTGGGATTAAGAGGTAAAATCGCTATTATCGGTATTGCTAAACGATTGGAAGAGTTGTTTTATCCGGGAGATTCTGTTCCGTTGTACTTAGACAAAAAATCGGAAACCCTAAAAATAATTCAACAGCTCCGTAATGAAGCGCATCGTTTTGGGATTACGCACCATCGAGATAAAAGAAGTAAATCGGCATTAAATTCGACTATTGAAACCATTCCAGGGATTGGCGAAAAGACGATGTTAACCTTACTAAAACACTTTAAAAGTGTTAAAAGATTAAAATTAGCTACCGAAAAAGAAATTTCTGACGTCATAGGTGTATCAAAAGCCAAAAAAATTTCCGAATTTTACAACATTAGTAAATCCGAAAACCGTTTATGA
- a CDS encoding aminotransferase class I/II-fold pyridoxal phosphate-dependent enzyme, translated as MIYWKKLTQEERKDRIQKALHDNVNFSKDISLGYPASKLDSKVFNDDAPFLKDAPILQTYVANPNNIGCHTFGTSEKAFDGTHEIEREVLSVIAVDIFKAEPDSFDGYISPGGTEANIQAIWMFRNYFRNHYEASSNEIAIIASEDTHYSIPKGANLLQLDWLKIPVDFNSRAIDKVQLEAIIKKAKTNGKKYFIVVSNMGTTMFGSVDNPEDYIEVLEKYNLVYKLHIDGAYGGFVYPFSHQESVINFSNPKISSITIDAHKMLQAPYGTGVFICRKGYIENVLTKEAAYVEGMDLTLCGSRSGANAVAVWMILFTYGPNGWFEKVSVLQMRTQFLCNQLESLSIEYFREPYMNIVTIKAKFIPEALAEKYGLVPQQHNADNQWYKIVLMDHVEVEHLTTFIQDLKATVYA; from the coding sequence ATGATTTACTGGAAGAAACTCACACAAGAAGAACGAAAAGATAGGATTCAAAAGGCATTACACGACAATGTCAATTTCTCTAAAGATATTTCATTGGGGTATCCCGCTTCCAAGTTGGATAGTAAGGTATTCAATGATGACGCTCCCTTTTTAAAAGATGCTCCCATTTTGCAAACTTATGTGGCTAATCCTAATAACATCGGTTGTCATACTTTTGGCACTTCGGAAAAAGCTTTTGATGGTACTCACGAAATTGAACGGGAAGTATTAAGCGTAATTGCTGTCGATATTTTTAAAGCCGAACCTGATTCCTTTGATGGGTATATTTCCCCTGGCGGAACAGAAGCTAATATTCAAGCAATATGGATGTTCCGGAATTACTTTAGAAATCATTATGAGGCTTCAAGTAACGAAATTGCCATTATAGCTTCAGAGGACACGCATTATTCCATTCCAAAAGGAGCTAATTTATTGCAATTGGATTGGTTAAAAATTCCAGTTGATTTTAATAGTAGGGCGATTGACAAAGTACAACTAGAAGCCATTATTAAGAAGGCTAAAACGAATGGGAAGAAATACTTTATCGTTGTTTCTAATATGGGCACAACCATGTTTGGTTCTGTAGACAATCCAGAAGATTATATTGAGGTATTAGAAAAATATAATTTGGTATATAAACTTCATATTGATGGGGCTTATGGTGGTTTTGTATATCCGTTTAGCCATCAAGAATCAGTTATTAATTTTAGTAATCCTAAAATCAGTTCTATTACCATTGACGCTCATAAAATGTTGCAAGCTCCATACGGAACAGGAGTTTTCATTTGTAGAAAAGGCTATATCGAAAATGTACTAACCAAAGAAGCTGCATATGTAGAGGGAATGGATTTAACCTTATGTGGCAGTCGGAGTGGAGCCAATGCTGTGGCGGTTTGGATGATTTTATTTACTTATGGCCCTAATGGCTGGTTTGAAAAAGTGAGTGTGTTGCAAATGCGAACGCAGTTTTTGTGTAACCAATTAGAATCGCTAAGCATTGAGTATTTTAGGGAACCTTATATGAATATTGTTACCATTAAAGCCAAATTCATTCCAGAAGCTTTGGCTGAAAAATATGGTTTAGTACCTCAACAACACAATGCAGACAACCAATGGTACAAAATTGTGCTGATGGATCATGTAGAAGTAGAACATTTAACTACTTTTATACAAGATTTGAAAGCTACCGTTTATGCTTAA
- a CDS encoding 5-formyltetrahydrofolate cyclo-ligase — protein sequence MLKKELRSKYKELRKRLTEEEVEDQSLAIANRLLQLDIWGQTYFHLFLTIEEHKEIDTEFILQILAGKDKEIVVAKSNFETLTMTHYLLTDNTKFQKNEFNIYEPVDGIEVPTSKIDVVFVPLLAYDKKGNRVGYGKGFYDKFLSECKEDVIKIGLSFYPPEEIIEDVIPTDIRLDYCVTPMTIYNFQ from the coding sequence ATGCTTAAAAAAGAACTGCGAAGTAAGTACAAAGAATTAAGAAAAAGGCTCACTGAAGAAGAAGTTGAAGACCAGAGTTTGGCCATAGCTAATCGGCTTTTGCAATTAGATATTTGGGGACAAACTTATTTTCATTTATTTCTAACAATAGAGGAACACAAAGAAATTGACACCGAATTCATCCTGCAAATTCTAGCCGGAAAAGACAAAGAAATTGTGGTGGCCAAAAGTAATTTTGAGACTTTAACAATGACTCATTATCTGTTGACAGATAACACTAAATTTCAAAAAAATGAGTTTAATATTTACGAACCCGTTGACGGCATTGAAGTCCCAACCTCAAAAATAGACGTAGTTTTTGTTCCGCTTTTGGCGTATGATAAAAAAGGGAATCGTGTGGGGTATGGCAAAGGATTCTATGATAAATTCCTTTCTGAATGCAAAGAGGATGTTATCAAAATTGGGCTGTCCTTCTATCCTCCTGAAGAAATAATTGAAGATGTTATTCCAACTGATATTCGATTAGATTATTGCGTTACGCCAATGACTATTTATAACTTTCAATAG
- a CDS encoding lipoprotein signal peptidase, protein MSLRNSILIIAIILLVDQFVKIYIKTNFIYGEPGQIDVASWFKILLIENEGMAWGAKIPGTHGKLILTVFRVLAVVGIGYWLYDSSTKHSSNYLMIAISLIFAGAVGNIIDSVFYGVIFDDSYGHLATLFSDKPSGTWFHGRVVDMLYFPILEGNFPKWLPVYGGQPFKFFNAIFNIADMAISTGVGILIVFNKKAFAKRTAIESYK, encoded by the coding sequence ATGTCATTAAGAAATTCCATTTTAATCATAGCTATTATTTTATTAGTTGACCAATTTGTCAAAATATATATCAAAACCAATTTTATTTATGGAGAACCTGGACAGATAGATGTAGCCAGTTGGTTTAAAATACTATTGATTGAAAACGAAGGAATGGCATGGGGTGCAAAAATCCCAGGCACACATGGTAAATTGATTTTGACTGTATTCCGAGTTTTGGCAGTTGTAGGAATTGGATATTGGTTATATGATTCTAGTACCAAACACAGTTCTAATTATTTAATGATTGCGATTTCATTGATATTTGCTGGTGCTGTAGGTAATATTATTGATTCCGTTTTTTATGGCGTTATTTTTGACGATAGCTATGGTCATTTAGCCACATTATTCTCAGACAAACCTTCGGGAACTTGGTTTCATGGTAGAGTGGTTGATATGTTGTATTTTCCAATTTTAGAAGGTAATTTTCCAAAATGGTTACCTGTATATGGAGGACAACCGTTCAAATTCTTTAATGCTATTTTTAATATTGCCGATATGGCTATTTCAACAGGTGTTGGAATCCTGATTGTCTTTAACAAAAAAGCTTTCGCCAAAAGAACGGCTATTGAAAGTTATAAATAG
- a CDS encoding TraR/DksA family transcriptional regulator: MVEEKMRYSDADLAEFKEIIINKMEKAKADLELIKSAYMNDLNNGTDDTSPTFKAFEEGSETMSKEANSQLAIRQEKFIRDLKNALFRVENKTYGVCKVTGKLISKERLKIVPHATMSIEAKNLQR; encoded by the coding sequence ATGGTAGAAGAAAAAATGAGATACTCAGATGCAGATTTAGCAGAGTTCAAAGAAATTATCATAAATAAAATGGAAAAGGCAAAAGCCGATTTGGAATTGATAAAAAGTGCCTATATGAATGACTTAAACAATGGAACGGATGATACCTCTCCAACATTTAAAGCATTTGAAGAAGGAAGCGAAACCATGTCAAAAGAAGCCAATTCGCAATTAGCGATTCGTCAAGAAAAGTTTATTCGTGATTTGAAAAATGCCCTTTTCCGTGTTGAAAACAAAACCTATGGTGTTTGTAAAGTAACTGGGAAACTTATTTCTAAAGAAAGATTAAAAATTGTTCCTCATGCTACTATGAGTATTGAGGCAAAAAACTTGCAACGATAA